TGAAAAAGGAGGCAGCACTTTCATGGAATAAGTATTGATAGCGCTGATATGTTTGCCCGACATCACCCACAACAATGAATCGCCATAACTAAGTGCATAAATATTATTACTCACCAAGCCATCTTTCATGCTGAGGCGTGTAAAGAATTCGTTTACCGGCTGGCCTTTATTTGAGTAGTACAATCCTCCAGAATGTGTTGCAACCCATATTCTGCCTGAAGCATCCTGTGCAAAATCATGCACAAGGTTAAGATCAGTATAATCAGGCGCATCACTTGTTTCGCTGTATAATGTAACCTTAGTTGTGAGCAGATCATATTTATAAATACCGTGGCTGAATGTACCTATCCAAACACAATGATTTATTGTATCAGAAAAAAGAGCAGTACTTGCAACAATACCTTTGAAGCGAATCGAGTCATTACCGGGTATGATGTACTTCTTCAGCGATGCATCATAATAATAAAGTTTGCCATGAAAACTTGAGAACCAGTAATTCCCTTTTTCATCCTGCACCATATCCCGGAAACTTATTCCTGCTCCTGCTGATGGTGTCGGAAAAATTTCAAACTTGTTTGTTTGTTCGTTTAGCGCATACACTGCATTTTTTGTGAGCAACCATATCTTTCCTGTACGGTCGGCGCAAACATTGTAACACCTGTCGAGTCGTTCCCCTTTATCGTCAACGGTAATTTTTTGAATAGCTCCTGTTTTACGGGTAATAATAAACACCGCAGTACTATCCGAGCTCGCAACAAAATAGCGGTCATTTTTTTTATCATGATACACCCCGCCCATTGGATTATTGCTTACCTGGTATGTAACATTAATCAACGGAAGAAAAGAAGACTGTTGATTCTTGCGATCGAATTTTACAATGCCGTTGTTTGATGCGATCCAACTGATGCCGGTTGAATCATGATAGATGGTTTGCACCGATCCTTCTGCAAGTGACGAAGATAATTGGGCAATATGTTTTTGCAAAAAAGCATTCGTTGTTTTCGTATCGATAAACAACATTCCATTTTCTGTACCAAGCCAGATGTAGTGATCAGCAGGTGTGGAAAAAAATCTCGAAGGATAAGGAAGCTCGCTTGGTTGCAATTGTTTGTATTCATTCAATCGTTCGTCATAACAGAAAAGTTTTTCCTGGGCAGCTGTTAAATATACTTTCCTGTTTTGCTGATCATAAACAAGATCTATAAAATCGCCATAATAACCTGTGCCAACCAATGTATACTTTCCGCTCTGTTTATTAAAACTGAATAACCCCAATGTTGTGCCAAGCCAAAATTCATTCTCATTCTTCGCAACAATTTTTATTACTGAAGCATAGCGGTTGTAATATTGCGGCAGCAAGGTATTCACTGCAACTCGCCAGGGATAGTGACGTAGCTTTTGTGTTTTGTTATTGTATACAGATAAGCCACGCCCATCAGGTGCCATCCAAACTTCATTGCTCTGATCAACATAACAACTCCACACATTTGGATTGAGAAGAAATGTTGATGAGTCTGTTCCTCTCGCATAAAACGTGAACCACTGTTTTGTAACAGGATCGTAACGGTTCAATCCATTTGCAGTGGCCACCCATATCTTTCCATTATTATCTTCAGCAAGATCATTGATCACTTCATTTGATAATTCATTTACACGTGGATAAAAAACAGTGAAGTTGTAACCATTGTAACGGTTAAGTCCGTTACGTGTGCCCACCCATAAATAACCTGTTTTATCCTTTAAAAAACAGGTAACCCTGTTATCGGACAAGCCATCTTTTTCAGTAAGTGTTTCGTAAAACGGCTGTTGCTGTGCACGTAAGGTAAGCACAGGAAAGAAACAGAGAGAAAGCAACAGGTATTTACCCATTTGCTAAAAATACAAATCTCTGCGGGAGTATGGTAGTAGTTGGCGTATGATCAACGTAATTCCTTAGCCCATGCCTGTGCTGTTGCTGCAATGGCTTCCACATCCTGCAACATCATGCATTTGAAATGTTTTTTGGGACATTTATCTCTGCCAATTTTTGAACAGGGGCGGCAACTAAGTTTTTCTACTTCAAACTTTGTAGTAAGTACAGGCGCATTACCATAATAAGGAGCAACACCCAACAACGGCATGGTGTTTCCCCAAACAGCAATAACAGGTTTCTTTAATGCAGCAGCAATATGCATCAATCCTGTATCATGCGAGATTACAAGCTTGGCTTTCCGCACAAGATCAGCACTTTCATTAATAGAAAATTTGCCGCTGGCATTGTAAATCTTGATCGGATCAATAGCAGCAATAGCATCCCCTGCTGTTTTATCATCAGGTCCGCCCAGTAGTACAATGGGATGATGTAAGGAAGCACAGAGCTTCTGCAATTTTTCAACCGGCAATCGTTTCGTAAAATGAGCCGCACCAATAACGATGGCTACATAACCAAGCGAATGTGAATGTGGCAGATCGCCTTGTTTTATTTCTTCATCCTTCGGAATAAAATAATCCATTCCCTTGCCATCGTTCTTTACGCCAAATGATTTGACAGTTTCAAAATTCCGATCAACAATATGCACGTCGGGCATCAGGTTGATCTTGAAATTTGTAAGCAGGAACTTTTGAATGTTCAGTTTATTGAAGGAGAATGCTTTTACTTTCAGTGTACGTTTAATTCGCAGTGTACGCAGGTTATGATGAAGGTCGATGATGTAATCATACTTTTCTTCCTTCAGTTCATGCATTAACAGATCCCAATCGTTGTTGAGATAATAGAATTTATCCACGTACGGATTGCCCGCAATTACTTTGTGAAAACTGAATTTGGTGAGGTAATGCACTTCTGCATCGGGCACCTGTTGTTTTAAACAACGTACAACGGGTGTTGTAAATACAATATCACCAATGGAGCTGAAACGGATGACCAGGAATTTCATATTGTAAAGTTCATAGTTAATGGATAATGGTTCATGGATGCCTTTAACTATTAACTATCAACCATGAACTATCAGCTTAAGGTAGCATTTCTTCGCCTTCAATATAATTAAGATCCTTGTGAAATGTCTCCTGTGTAAAATAAGCTGCCACTAAAGTGATCGCCATCACAATTACACCAGTAGTGATTCCACTTTTTGTTAAACCCCATCCCCAGTTTTTCTGAAACAGATTGAGGAACATCAGATTGATCAGTGGCAGTGCACCACGCACCATATTCGGAATAGTTGTAGCAGCTGTTGCACGCAGATTTGTACCAAACTGCTCTGCACCCATTGTTACAAAAATTGCCCAGAAGCCTGTGCTGAAACCAAGCCATGCACAAATGGAATACATTGCTACGTCACTGTTATTGAGTGGAGAAAAGAATAACACTAAACCAATAATGGTGAAGCCATAAAATAGGTACAATGCTTTCTTCCTGCTTTTGAAATACTGACTTACAAGACCAATTAATATATCGCCTGTTGCAATTGCAGCATAGGCAAACATAATTGCACGACCACTATCTATTTTTGAGGCGCCATAAAATTCGTTGGCAAAACGGTTACTGAGATTTACAAGCACACCGATCACATACCATGTTGGCAAGCCAATTAAAATGGCAAGCATGTATTTTCTGAACCGGGAAGCATTATTAAAGAACATCAACACATTACCACGGCTTACATTGGTTTGCTTTAGTTCCTTGAACATACCACTTTCGGCAACACTTACACGAAGCAACAACAAACCGATACCTAAGCCTCCGCCTATTTTATAGCATAACCGCCAATCTTGTGTGTATTGAAATGTGAAGTAGGCAAACACGGCTCCAAACAAACCAATGCCTGCAACTAACGATGTGCCGACACCACGTTTATTCTTTGGAAGTAATTCGCTAACCAATGTTATCCCTGCACCAAGTTCGCCAGCTAAACCAAGACCTGCAACAAAACGGGCATATGCATATTGATCTACTGTTTGCACAAAACCAGTTACAAAATTTGCAATGGAGTATAAAAGAATAGAACCGAAGAGTACACTCAGCCGTCCTTTCTTATCACCTAAGGTGCCCCATAAAATTCCACCAATGAGTAAACCAACCATTTGCCAGTTGATGATCCTGGTACTGGCAGCGATCATAGCAGCAGTATCAGTTTTATCAATGCCAATACCAACAATACTTGGTTCACGCACAATTGTGAACAACAACAGATCATAAATATCAACGAAGTAACCCAAGGCTGCTACAACTACAGCAAGGGAAAAAATTGAATGCTCTTTTTGGTTGGTCATAAGCAAGAAATATCAATCGTTTTTTGGCTTCGGCTTCTCCGCTTTTTTACCGAAGAAAAACTTCCAGAATACAGGAGCCGTTGTTACAGCAATGATGATGATCACGATCAACTCAAGTTTATCTTTCAGTTCAATGCCAAATTGATTTTTCACCCATATCTGCAAAAAGTGTCCGGCAAAGATCATACTCACCACCCATGCTACACATCCTATTACGTTATAAAAAACAAACTTCTTGCGATCCATACCTACAATACCTGCTACAATGGGTGCAAAGGTGCGGATGAACGGAAGAAACCTTGCAAACACAATAGCACCACCGCCATGCTTGTCATAAAAATCATGCGCTTCATGCAGGTAACGTTGTTTAAAGAGAAAATTATCTTTCCAGTTATACATGGCAGGACCAACCTTGCGACCTGTCCAGTAACCAACAAGATTTCCTAATATACCAGCTGTGGAAATAAGAGCGCAGAGTACCAATAGCTCAAACCATTCGTTCTGCACACCTCCAAGCCCAACAACTTTTAAAAATTCACGTGCAAGATTGCTGCTGTAAATACCTGCAACGAATAATAAACTGTCGCCCGGTAAAAAGAACCCGAACAACAAACCTGTTTCAGCAAAAATGATGAAAAGCAATAACCACAACCCACCATATTTAATATAGAACATTGGGTTAAGAATATCTTTCCAGGTGAAATTTTTGTACAATTCAATTGTCATCCCCTCTTTCAAATCAGCAACCGCAAATTTCTTTGCTTCATATTCCTTACCAGCAAACGTAACAGAGTCCGTTGCATTAATGGTAAGCGTAATGGTCCCGTCTTTTGTGGTTGCATATTCTACACCATCAACCGTAAATTTATCGGCTGGTGCTTCATATTGATTGAACACACGCACATTCACTTGATTCTGTGCAGAGAGCTTTGTAGTTGCAAGTGTTGCAATAAATAACATCAATACCTTGATCAAACTTTTGTTCATTTTCGATTTATCCTTTTTATAGTTGTCCTGTTCGTTTATTAAGATCAGGCAGTGTGTGAATGATCGTGATGGCCGTGATCATGATGATGCCCATGTCCATCGTGTAACTCCCCTTCCCATTTGCTTACAACAGATGTAGCCAATGCATTACCAACAACATTGGTTGCACTGCGGAACATATCGCAGAAGTGATCGATGGGAAGAATAAGTGCTACGCCTTCGGGCGGAATATTAAACATGGCGCATGTTGCCAACACCACCACCAACGATGCACGTGGGACACCGGCAATGCCTTTACTGGTAAGCATTAACACAAGTAACATCACAAGCTGTGTACCGAGGTCGAGATGTATACCATACGCCTGTGCTATAGCCAAACTTGCAAACGTCATATACATCATACTGCCATCGAGGTTAAATGAATAACCAAGCGGCAATACAAATGCAACAATTTTATCCTTGCAACCAAAACGCTCCAGTTCTTCTGTGAGTTTTGGAAATACTGCTTCACTGCTGGTTGTACTAAACGCAATAAGTAATGGCCCGCCAATACGTCGCAATAACGTTTTCATGCGGTGTGGACCAAGAATTAAAAATCCAACTCCTATTAAAATAAGCCACAGAATTGCAATCCCTAACAAGAAGTATAAAAAGTAAATAAGATAAAACTGGAAAATGCCCAATCCTTTTGCAGCTACAACAGCTGCCAATGCACCGAATACACCTATAGGCGCAAAATTCATGACATAATTCACCATCTTTAAAATGATGTGTGATGCAACATCAAGCGCTTTTATCAATGGTTTTGTATAATCACCAATAGCTGCAGCTGCCACACCAAAGAAAATTGAGAAAACAACGATCTGTAAAATCTCATTTGATGCCATCGCTTCAAACAAACTCCTGGGAATAATATGCTCAACAAAATTCTGTATTGAAAAGGTTGATGTTTTTGTCATCAGGTCTTTTACACCTTCAGTATCGGCCTGGCTGAGATCGATATATGCACCCGGCTTAAATACATTCACCAATAACATCCCCAATAATAAAGAAGCGAGTGATGCAGTAATAAACCAAAGCAAGGCTTTGCCACCTACTCTGCCAACCGCTTTCAGATCTCCGAGTTTAGCAATACCTACCACCAATGTAGCAAACACAAGTGGTGCAATGATCATTTGCACAAGACGGATAAAAATACTGCTGAGCAGTTTGATGTTCTTTGAAAAACTTTGTATTGTTTCGGTCGAAGCACTTACATGAACAATATATCCAACCAGGATACCCAAGGCCATTGCCACAAGGATATATATAGTTAAACGATTTCCCTTACCCATGCTTTATAATTATGTGCCGCAATATACGGCTTTCGGGTTGCACAGAAGCGCCGCTAAACCGTTAATAAATCTTTTGATGGTTATTTACAATAAATCTCTATTTTTCCAGCTTATTACTGTTAGTACATTAAAATCTATAACCAATCAAGTATGAGTTTATTTGCAAAGAAACCATTAGATCAAATGCTTGCCCAAGCCGAAGGAAAAGGCTTGAAACGTACCCTGGGAGCAGGTAATTTGGTGGCGCTGGGTATTGGTGCCATCATTGGAGCAGGGCTGTTTGTTCGTACAGCTGCAGCTGCAGGACAGGCTGCCGGTCCGGCCGTTACACTTTCATTTGTTGTGGCAGCAATAGGTTGTGCGTTTGCCGGTTTATGTTATGCTGAATTTGCTGCAATGATTCCCATTGCAGGTAGTGCATATGCATACAGTTACACTACCATGGGCGAATTAATTGCCTGGATTATTGGTTGGGCATTGATCATGGAATATGCTCTTGGTGCTGCAACTGTATCCATAGCCTGGAGTGAATACCTGAATAATTTATTGGGAGGATCGATACCGTATGAATGGTGCCACTCCCCTTTTGAAGCTTTACATAAAGTGACAGGCGATGCGGTCAATCAAATTGTTGCTGTTATGCCGGATGCGGCGAAATCAGTTAAAGATGGTGTGCTTGTTTTGAGTGAGCGGCAATTTGAAGCTCTACCAGCCAACCTTGCTCAAACAGTAGAAGTAACGAAAGGTATTATGAATGCCCCTGCATTGATCATCCTTTTATTACTCACGCTTTTATTAATAAAAGGATCGCAGGAATCGGCTTTTGTAAATATGATCATTGTATTTGTAAAGGTGGCGATCGTTTTATTATTCATTGGATTTGGCTGGCAGTTCATTAAGCCTGAAAATCATACCCCTTATATGATCCCTGAAGGAACGTTAGGTCACGAAGGCTTCTTCAAATGGGGATGGGGCGGTGTATTAGGTGGTGCTGCTATTGTGTTCTTTGCATTTATTG
The DNA window shown above is from Lacibacter sp. H375 and carries:
- a CDS encoding dicarboxylate/amino acid:cation symporter, whose product is MGKGNRLTIYILVAMALGILVGYIVHVSASTETIQSFSKNIKLLSSIFIRLVQMIIAPLVFATLVVGIAKLGDLKAVGRVGGKALLWFITASLASLLLGMLLVNVFKPGAYIDLSQADTEGVKDLMTKTSTFSIQNFVEHIIPRSLFEAMASNEILQIVVFSIFFGVAAAAIGDYTKPLIKALDVASHIILKMVNYVMNFAPIGVFGALAAVVAAKGLGIFQFYLIYFLYFLLGIAILWLILIGVGFLILGPHRMKTLLRRIGGPLLIAFSTTSSEAVFPKLTEELERFGCKDKIVAFVLPLGYSFNLDGSMMYMTFASLAIAQAYGIHLDLGTQLVMLLVLMLTSKGIAGVPRASLVVVLATCAMFNIPPEGVALILPIDHFCDMFRSATNVVGNALATSVVSKWEGELHDGHGHHHDHGHHDHSHTA
- a CDS encoding ligand-binding sensor domain-containing protein; translation: MGKYLLLSLCFFPVLTLRAQQQPFYETLTEKDGLSDNRVTCFLKDKTGYLWVGTRNGLNRYNGYNFTVFYPRVNELSNEVINDLAEDNNGKIWVATANGLNRYDPVTKQWFTFYARGTDSSTFLLNPNVWSCYVDQSNEVWMAPDGRGLSVYNNKTQKLRHYPWRVAVNTLLPQYYNRYASVIKIVAKNENEFWLGTTLGLFSFNKQSGKYTLVGTGYYGDFIDLVYDQQNRKVYLTAAQEKLFCYDERLNEYKQLQPSELPYPSRFFSTPADHYIWLGTENGMLFIDTKTTNAFLQKHIAQLSSSLAEGSVQTIYHDSTGISWIASNNGIVKFDRKNQQSSFLPLINVTYQVSNNPMGGVYHDKKNDRYFVASSDSTAVFIITRKTGAIQKITVDDKGERLDRCYNVCADRTGKIWLLTKNAVYALNEQTNKFEIFPTPSAGAGISFRDMVQDEKGNYWFSSFHGKLYYYDASLKKYIIPGNDSIRFKGIVASTALFSDTINHCVWIGTFSHGIYKYDLLTTKVTLYSETSDAPDYTDLNLVHDFAQDASGRIWVATHSGGLYYSNKGQPVNEFFTRLSMKDGLVSNNIYALSYGDSLLWVMSGKHISAINTYSMKVLPPFSREEMFSFSSFSSDEIIPHYTAYDQQRKELLVGVGGGLLFLKNGAKPAQPKFPLVLSSLKVNDKLYTDSIFRDNSQVSFASPVRQIVFNFSALQFSLPSLNKYEYMLEGYNNEWEEAVNINSLSYQNLPPKNYRFRLRAKSHAGATSLQEAVFSFTVDPFFWQTWWFRLLCLLAVTAIVYGIYRYQLNKKLEVERLRHRISRDLHDDIGSALTTINVLSKVALNKGDDQKSIEGYLTRIKDSAQQTMESMSDIVWAINPTNDSLESMLVRMKEYAAELCEARGIELAFDADENIMSRKLDVTYRKNIFLIFKEAVNNAVKYSNCKRLLIVLSIKPDHKLHLSVKDNGNGFADIKKISGNGLHNMQSRAKELGGELKIKTARGDGTTIELFLPIT
- a CDS encoding DedA family protein, which codes for MNKSLIKVLMLFIATLATTKLSAQNQVNVRVFNQYEAPADKFTVDGVEYATTKDGTITLTINATDSVTFAGKEYEAKKFAVADLKEGMTIELYKNFTWKDILNPMFYIKYGGLWLLLFIIFAETGLLFGFFLPGDSLLFVAGIYSSNLAREFLKVVGLGGVQNEWFELLVLCALISTAGILGNLVGYWTGRKVGPAMYNWKDNFLFKQRYLHEAHDFYDKHGGGAIVFARFLPFIRTFAPIVAGIVGMDRKKFVFYNVIGCVAWVVSMIFAGHFLQIWVKNQFGIELKDKLELIVIIIIAVTTAPVFWKFFFGKKAEKPKPKND
- a CDS encoding glycosyltransferase family 9 protein; protein product: MKFLVIRFSSIGDIVFTTPVVRCLKQQVPDAEVHYLTKFSFHKVIAGNPYVDKFYYLNNDWDLLMHELKEEKYDYIIDLHHNLRTLRIKRTLKVKAFSFNKLNIQKFLLTNFKINLMPDVHIVDRNFETVKSFGVKNDGKGMDYFIPKDEEIKQGDLPHSHSLGYVAIVIGAAHFTKRLPVEKLQKLCASLHHPIVLLGGPDDKTAGDAIAAIDPIKIYNASGKFSINESADLVRKAKLVISHDTGLMHIAAALKKPVIAVWGNTMPLLGVAPYYGNAPVLTTKFEVEKLSCRPCSKIGRDKCPKKHFKCMMLQDVEAIAATAQAWAKELR
- a CDS encoding amino acid permease, coding for MSLFAKKPLDQMLAQAEGKGLKRTLGAGNLVALGIGAIIGAGLFVRTAAAAGQAAGPAVTLSFVVAAIGCAFAGLCYAEFAAMIPIAGSAYAYSYTTMGELIAWIIGWALIMEYALGAATVSIAWSEYLNNLLGGSIPYEWCHSPFEALHKVTGDAVNQIVAVMPDAAKSVKDGVLVLSERQFEALPANLAQTVEVTKGIMNAPALIILLLLTLLLIKGSQESAFVNMIIVFVKVAIVLLFIGFGWQFIKPENHTPYMIPEGTLGHEGFFKWGWGGVLGGAAIVFFAFIGFDAVSTAAQEAKNPKRDMPIGILGSLVVCTILYILFGHVLTGVANYTEFNTAGKEASVAYAIQTYMKGYEWLGTSVTVAILAGFSSVILVMLMGQSRIFYTMSNDGLIPKAFGELHPKYRTPYKANWILFIFVGLFAAFVPGSVAGDLTSFGTLFAFVLVSIGVWILRVKSPNIERPFKAPLVPVVSTLGALICTGMIVALDAQTLKVAFGWMAVGLVVYFLYSRHHSKLKNFSEILPHASDFERNKKD
- a CDS encoding MFS transporter, which gives rise to MTNQKEHSIFSLAVVVAALGYFVDIYDLLLFTIVREPSIVGIGIDKTDTAAMIAASTRIINWQMVGLLIGGILWGTLGDKKGRLSVLFGSILLYSIANFVTGFVQTVDQYAYARFVAGLGLAGELGAGITLVSELLPKNKRGVGTSLVAGIGLFGAVFAYFTFQYTQDWRLCYKIGGGLGIGLLLLRVSVAESGMFKELKQTNVSRGNVLMFFNNASRFRKYMLAILIGLPTWYVIGVLVNLSNRFANEFYGASKIDSGRAIMFAYAAIATGDILIGLVSQYFKSRKKALYLFYGFTIIGLVLFFSPLNNSDVAMYSICAWLGFSTGFWAIFVTMGAEQFGTNLRATAATTIPNMVRGALPLINLMFLNLFQKNWGWGLTKSGITTGVIVMAITLVAAYFTQETFHKDLNYIEGEEMLP